A segment of the Polyodon spathula isolate WHYD16114869_AA chromosome 14, ASM1765450v1, whole genome shotgun sequence genome:
cCAAACTCATTGTATTGTTAATGTTCATGTTATGTACTCGctgaaagagaagaaaaaagaaaaaatagcactgTAGACAGTTAAGATTGCAATAGCTGGTGCCCTAAAGAATTTTATACTTCATACAAAGAATTTGTGTGGCACAAGCAACTGCAAAGCATCCGTTGCATATTAGGCAATGCAAGTGTGCTCTAGTTTGATTACTTCAAATAGTCATTCATGTGCTGTATTAACTCAAAATAAATCTCTCAATTCATATGTTCTTGTTCATTTTCTTCACTGAATAACTGCAAATCTAgtttaacttaacattttttttattgatttctacACCATCAAGCTTGAAAACATTTGATAGATTTAGGTGTTGTGTGaatttaatatgaaaatacatatttataaaatgcaaGTTCCATGTATGTCAGTTGCCAATAAGAAATAAATGACAGCAAcgacacacttttttaaaaaaaaaaaaaaaaaaaaaaaaaaaaagaagtcttaAACTTTAGAGTGAAGAAGCTGATGCATGTCCATGGAGTCaatttatttgaaacaatgtatgtacagtattttattaaagcattaaCAAAGACTTCTGTAACAAACTGGTACGAGTCCTTCAACAAGTAATCAGTTGCACAGAACGGGTCATTCAGGGTGAAGGACAATTCTTCTCAAAGACCACCTTCTCCTTAAGTTACCAGATTCTGCATTTGTCAGTTCAAGGTGAGGATGATTGTGCAGAACGTTCAGCTGATGTTTCCTGATAAGCTTGGAGTGCAAGTTCAATATATCCAGCCTTCTGAGATTCTGTCCTGGCAAAAATCTTGGAAAGAGGACATTACAGGTGGATCAGTAAGAGTCCAATTGTATAAACAAAAATCTGGATCAACACAAGCATATATTTTAACTGAACCATTAATGCATCTACCTATGTTTTGGTTTAAAGCTTATAAAATGAACATGTCCTCAAAATCATCCATTTTcctaaacagactttaaaatgaaGGAGCAAAATACGGGACAGCCTACTTATCTACTTCCATtcttaatgttaaatattttggAAATATGCTGTTTCACTATTATTGGTGGGGACATTACTACATCGGCTCACACTGCAATATTATCCATGACTAAACTGATCTTCTTGGCTTTTGTGAAGTCCTATGCTTCAGCCAGATTGGGGGAAACAGCTTGTCGGTGTGTAGAGACTCATTCTTTAACATGGCCCGACTTTCATTTGAGGTCATGTTTGTTTCTAATTGGTTCTGAAGTGTCCTTTGCTTGACATCTACAATAAACCTGGCTACCTGAGCCAGGAGGAGAATATTAAATCAAACTTGGTAACAAATTCtgctaaaactaaaaaataaatagttctcAAAAAAGCTGACAGGTCCTTGAATGTCTGATGGAACTTGAATTACTTTCTAACGGGCAAGTAACCCTATACCAGAAAAGTGGATTAACTCTATGAAATATGCAGGCCACGCTGGTGCAAGATTTGCTTACCTTTACCAAATCAATCCCTTGGGCTTGATGCTTGCCAGCTTCCTTTGCAGATGGACCTTGAGGGTGCAGCATGTGGTAGAGATGAATAACACTTGCAGCATCTTGTAttctgtaacaacaacaaaaaagtgatATTTAAACTAAGTCAGAATTGAACATTTTGAGGTTCAAGCCAAGTGCAAGGTCATTGCTCCAAGCTGTATAAATACAGTCAAATTATTAACAGTAGACTTACAGGTCTCTCTGGATCATATCGATCAGCAAGCCGTCTATTTTCTTTCCATTCACCAAGTACCAGACCATTCCACCAAAGTGCCTTGTTGAACGCAGGAGGTCATACTTTCCATATTTATCAATGTCTTCATATGTTAGATTGTGGACCTGGtgcaaaaaagagagagagagatcaaaaacacattttaattcctTGGAAATATAACATTTAGGATTGAGTTTTATGGATAATATGTCTTAAAATGACCACTGGTTTGGCCGCATCAGCATGCCTGTGTGATCTAAACATTGCAGGTTGTTTAccgattttttaattttaatacaacaatAATATGGCTTTTAATATCATCAGACAGAAATCGGGTTAGAGAATCCTGCTTCTGTCATTGTCTAGAATTGGTTAGGTGACAGTGATCAGGTTTTACTGTAAAGATGGCACTGCACTCACTCTTCTGTAGTCTGGTGAATCCGGTTCAAACTGGACAAGGCAGAGGTCAAGGATGTCCTCCTGACGGTCTTGGAGGAACACAACCTGGAGAATTGGACCACTGTTTAGAGACAGGTGAAACACTGTAAGCAAACACAGCAAAGGGAGTCGCAGAAGCTGTTTTTACCTTTAGGTTTTCCTCTTTGAAGACTGGTGGAGGCGTGAGCCTCCTGCCTTCCCTTGGGAAGTAGAGCTGCACCATCCGGTCTCGTTCCTCCCAGGTTGCCTTGCGCAAAGTGCCGTCAGGTTCCCGGATCACAATGAAAcgctcctgcaaaaaaaaaaaaaaaaaaaaacagacagcccTTTTTAATACCGTCTGAAAACAGACAAGCGCTACAGCTTAAAGTGCAGTCCTATAAACCAGAACTGAATAACTATGCATCAACTTTCTAAACGTAAGTAAATAGACAAGGGTATTAATAACAACATGTGATCC
Coding sequences within it:
- the mrps22 gene encoding 28S ribosomal protein S22, mitochondrial, with protein sequence MAAFRVIRCVIRDSARLRNVDQKSAVLFRCERRTLCSDSANNSPTDGRSPQFSDEEVQNILTKITGLDLQKAFRPVKQELKPPAYRLMTDAQLAQATQKAMQVAKERLKMPPVLPERKPIDDVLAEDKFLEGLETAKYVFTDITFNIPHRERFIVIREPDGTLRKATWEERDRMVQLYFPREGRRLTPPPVFKEENLKVVFLQDRQEDILDLCLVQFEPDSPDYRRVHNLTYEDIDKYGKYDLLRSTRHFGGMVWYLVNGKKIDGLLIDMIQRDLIQDAASVIHLYHMLHPQGPSAKEAGKHQAQGIDLVKIFARTESQKAGYIELALQAYQETSAERSAQSSSP